DNA from Arthrobacter sp. StoSoilB19:
AGGAGATCGTCGACCTTGACCCAAGGCACCTGACCATCGAGCATGTCTTGCCCCAGACTATGACTGAGCCCGTACGGGAAGCGTTCGCAGAGGGTTTCGACGCAGACGCAGACATTGATTACGAGCATGAGCGCGTCGTACACACCCTTGGCAACCTGACTCTCAGTGGGTACAACAGCGAGCTCAGCAACAAGCCGTTCCACGAGAAGCGGGAGTTGCTGGCTAAGAGCGGCGTTTCGATGAATCAAGCGATTGCCACGCACGCAACATGGGGTGCCAAGGAGATCAACGCGCGCAGCTCCGAATTGGCAGAGAAGATCATCGATTTATGGCCAGGCCCTGACGAAAGCATTATTGCTGTGGGCGAGGAGCCGTCAGCTCTGCGGAGCCAAATTGCTGCGGTCGTAGCGGAGATCCCGGCCGGCCGATGGAGCTCCTATGGGGATGTCGCCATCGTGGCGAACACCTGGCCGCAACCACTGGCCGGAATACTTGCGAGCTATCCGATAGCGAACGCCTGGCGAGTCCTGCAAAGTGGCGGAACCATCTCGCCTGGTTTCCGCTGGCTCGAGCCCCGCCGCAATGATGACCCACGGGCGGTTCTCGAGGAGGAAGGAATTCGATTCGATGCTGAAGGACGCGCGGATCGCGACCAATTTATGGGTGCAGAGGAGCTTGCTAACGCGGCAGGTCTAGACGTCGACGAGAATGTGATTTCTGCACGACGCAATAGGGTGACCGGTCAGGCTCGCGCGGGAAACAACGTGGCGCTGAAGAACGCACAGCTGGACTTCTTCGAGCGAGTACGAAACTTCGGGCTCGCTAATGCAATCAACATCAGGACGTGGCGTAAACCATCACCACAAAACTGGTATGACGTGAGCCTGGGGGATTCCCGTGCTGTCATCTCGCTTTCGGTTAACTCGCAGAGCAAGCTCGTAACCGCGCAATTCTGGATCAATAACGACAAGGGTCTTTACGGGGAGTTACTTGCCCAGCGCACCGCTATCGAAGCCGCTCTAGGGTTTGAGGTGGAGTGGGACGACAAGCCCGACCGCAAGGCCTCCAAGCTTGTCAGCAGGCGGCCCGGTGATTTCCTTGATGAAGCACAGTTTCAGGAGCTTGTGGAATGGCTCGTGACGAGGGCCGACAAGTTTGCACAGGTATTGGCGAAGTACCTGCAAAACCGAGACCTGCAAGGGGTCGGGGAAGAGCAACTCGTCTTGGAGTGGGAACCGGACCTGGCGCAACAGTCCCCGGAAGGTTGATCATGAACTAGCAGGGCTCGTGCCCGTTGCTACTCCTTCTGCATCTTGTCTATTACTGCCGCTACCTTGCGGTAGGTCTCTTTGGCTTCAGGGCTTGTTGCTGCACGATAAATTCTCTTCCCGTCCACAAGCAGCTTCTCGGCCTTGGCCTGCATCTCCGGGTCCTTGGCGAGAACGTAAAGTCTGGTAGTGGCGGCTTTAGCCTTTTGTCCGACGTCCTTCATCGCGGCTGCGGCTTTGTCTGCTTGCCGGCCATGGTCTGCTCCATGTCTGCGATGGCTGTTCTTATCAGGTAAACGTGCACAAAACCGATGAGCGCTCTGCGCACCGACACCTTAGGCGGGGACCGCAGGGAAAACTACGAGCGACCCGTCGCTGTTCCGCTCAATCTCAATTGCGACGTCGTCCCGGTGGTCATTTACCTGGAGACCGTCTCCCAAAGCACGAAGTCGATATGCGGCCTGCAGCAGCTGGTCTACCTCGCCGGGCGTAAATGCGGGAAGCCGGAAACCGCCGTCCCGCTTCACCTCGAGGGCAGACAGTCGAAGCAGAAGCTGGTTGATGCCCGACTCCAACTCGTCGGTGCTGCGTCCGTCGGCATGAAGCGCCCCGATGAAATTTTTGAACGAATTGCTTTTGTCCTGCTGGGCGTGTTCGACTGCTTGAAGCACAAGCACCCGGCGTTTAAGAGCGACCGCTAGCCGGGCAATTTCCAACTGCGCCCGGAAGGTGCCGCCTTCCTCGGTGATGCCGGGAAATGACTTCTTTAGTTCGCCAACTTCGACTGCGCCGCCGGGCAGGGCATCCAGTGCAGCTTCCCACTTCTTTAGCCGCCTACGGGTAGCCGCAATAGCGGTGTTGATACCATGCACGGAAGAATCTAGACCGAGCGAAAAACCGATCCGGCCCTGGTCAAGGAGGATCGAGGTCGCTTTGTCGATCGCTTCACGGCAACCGTCCAACTCGTTGCGCTCCTTATCGAGGTTGTCCTCGTGCAACTGCTCCAAGAGGACAGTGATTCGCTCAATCGCTTCCTGGCGCTGGTGCTCGGCATGTGCGCTGACGCTAACGGCTACGGCCATCAGCACAAGTGGCGCGGCTACCGTCAGGGCTCCAGCACTGGCAACCGCCACGCCGGCTGTAGCTGCCGCACCAGTTGCCGCACCGGCGGTGCCTGCAGCTGCGGCTCCGCTTGCGACAGGGACGAATGTAGCGGCACCCACGATTCCGGTCGAGTTCACGAGGGAACCATGAATAGCCCCTGCAACTCCTTTGGCGGCCATAGGACGAACGAGTCCTTGCCCGGCCTGGGCGGCAAGCTTGGCGGGCACCACCAACCGGTAAAGTACCTCTCCCGTTTCGGCCACGTTCACCTTGGGGGGAGCGGATTTTGCGGTTTGCGTTACGAGCTGCGCCAGTTGCTTTGCGAGCGGACTTGCAACGTCAAGCGGTAGGCCGCCCTTGCGGTCGCGGGTCTCCGGCATTGCATGCATCTCGAGCGTTGCGATGGGGGAATTCGCCAGGGTTGCCAGAACCGTTCTCAGCTCGGCCAGACGAGCCGGCGTTAGGCCTTCATTGCCCAGCACGTCAGAAACGCCCACTGCTTCTGTAGCGAGTGTCCATACCGGCACGAGTGTTTTGCAGTCAGTAGTCACTTTTTGTCCCCTCCTGAAAGTGAAGCCGCCCTGGACGGCGATAGCATCGGTGCCGAGGATCCGAGAACGTGGTCCTTGCTCAAATGTCATCGGTCGTTATCGTCCCACATTGAGAGCGGGTTTCCTGAAAGTGTCGCCGCCGTCCTGATGGGTGAGTCCCACTACACTGAGGCTGAATAAGCCAGACAGCAATCTGGAAGGCAACCAAGAGGAACGGAACCTAGGCCGTTTCACGGCAAAAGGGGTCCAATGTCCAAAGCCAGATCATTCAAACCGGTCGCGGTCGTTGCATCTGCGGTAGCTTTGCTTCTCGCTGCGCTGCTCGTGGCAACCATGCTTGGATTCGGTCCGTTAGCGAGCAAGAGCGAGCGAAGCGTTCTTCTGAAGTCCGTTAGAAACGTAAGCCAATACCACGCGGCGGTCGGCGATTTTCAGCTCTTATTGGACGAGAGGGAAGACACTGGCGGACTGCCTGGTTTTATCGCAGGACGACGTACGCTCTTTGTGGCCGCTGGCACTGTCAATGCCTATGTCGACTTATCAGGTCTCACCAAAGAGGACCTCACGGTGTCTGCCGATGGCAAGTCGGTGACGCTGCGACTACCCGAGCCGCAGCTCGATAAGCCCAACATCGACCACGAACGGTCCTATGTCTACAGCCAGGACCGTGGCATCGCTGACCGGGTTGTAGATGCGTTCACGGCACCTCAGCAGGCAGAGCTCTATCTCCTCGCCGAATCGGATATGGCTAACGCTGCTGAGAAGTCTGAGCTGCGGCAGCGAGCGGGTGAAAATACCAAGAGCATGCTGACTGGTCTGTTCGGGTCGCTCGGGTACGAGGTCTCCTTTGAGAGGGATACAGCAGGCTAGATCAACGGCCGAGAGCGGGCGAAGCGAGGAACGATAAGTACCGCGCATCTCCGCGACCCGTCCGCCGTCCCAGCGCTTCCACTGCCTCGAAATCCCTAGCACCCATGTCCATGGACAACCACCGCATCAGCAGCC
Protein-coding regions in this window:
- a CDS encoding DUF4230 domain-containing protein yields the protein MSKARSFKPVAVVASAVALLLAALLVATMLGFGPLASKSERSVLLKSVRNVSQYHAAVGDFQLLLDEREDTGGLPGFIAGRRTLFVAAGTVNAYVDLSGLTKEDLTVSADGKSVTLRLPEPQLDKPNIDHERSYVYSQDRGIADRVVDAFTAPQQAELYLLAESDMANAAEKSELRQRAGENTKSMLTGLFGSLGYEVSFERDTAG